The following are encoded together in the Montipora foliosa isolate CH-2021 chromosome 12, ASM3666993v2, whole genome shotgun sequence genome:
- the LOC137978758 gene encoding B9 domain-containing protein 2-like, translated as MAEVHVVGEIIGASGFPSHNLYCKWSVHIDGLWKLLAGQREGQTQVDNPQNEECARWCHPIDLHFATRGLKGWPKFHFQVWHQDSYGRNEIFGYGYCHVPTSPGTHNVDCVTWRPVSSGKFEQLRSWFIGGAPQLKTSDAIYTGADRYKLRTVAMGTVHLQLGVITRNFDKFGVEC; from the coding sequence ATGGCCGAAGTACACGTTGTCGGCGAAATCATCGGCGCCAGTGGATTTCCCTCGCATAACTTATACTGTAAATGGTCCGTACATATCGACGGCTTGTGGAAATTATTGGCGGGGCAGAGGGAAGGACAAACACAAGTTGACAATCCCCAAAATGAGGAGTGTGCGAGGTGGTGTCATCCGATAGACTTGCATTTCGCCACCAGAGGGCTCAAAGGGTGGCCTAAATTTCACTTTCAAGTGTGGCATCAGGATTCCTACGGTAGGAACGAAATTTTTGGCTATGGATATTGTCACGTTCCCACCTCGCCTGGGACTCACAACGTCGATTGCGTGACGTGGAGGCCGGTTAGCTCAGGAAAATTTGAACAGCTTCGAAGTTGGTTTATTGGCGGAGCACCTCAGCTAAAAACTTCAGATGCTATTTATACTGGGGCAGACAGATATAAACTCAGGacagttgccatgggaacagtgCACCTGCAGCTGGGGGTCATAACAAGAAACTTTGACAAGTTTGGAGTGGAATGCTAG